The segment GGGGATGGCGGCCTTGGCGTCGTTGTCGAGGAGCGCGAGGCCCAGGTCGAGGTTGGCGTCGGCGCCGTCGGGGTTGAGCCTGAGCGCCTTGCGGTAGAGCTGCGCGGCCTTCGCGGTCTGGCTCTTCACGTACGCCGTCTCGCCGTCGGCCACGAGCTTGGCGTACTCGGCCGCCTTGGGATCCTCGGGCTTGGTGGCGTTGTCGGGCGGCTTGGCCTGATCCGGAGGATTCGCCTGCGCGTTCTCCGGCGGCTTCGCCTGGTCCGGCGGCTTGGCCTGCGCGTTCTCCGGCGGCTTGGCCTGGTCGGGCGGATTCGCCTGCGCGTTCTCCGGCGGCTTGGCTTGATCCGGAGGATTCGCCTGCG is part of the Deltaproteobacteria bacterium genome and harbors:
- a CDS encoding tetratricopeptide repeat protein translates to QANPPDQAKPPENAQANPPDQAKPPENAQAKPPDQAKPPENAQANPPDQAKPPDNATKPEDPKAAEYAKLVADGETAYVKSQTAKAAQLYRKALRLNPDGADANLDLGLALLDNDAKAAIPFLDKGLKADPGNARADKALAALGVAYQTTEKWKQAIDTYSLYLQKFPQGAQASDIQSALDQLKADHQ